In a genomic window of Halalkalicoccus sp. CG83:
- a CDS encoding PadR family transcriptional regulator, which produces MFELTGFQRDLLYVIAGLDDPHGLAIKEELEEYYEKEVHHGRLYPNLDTLVEKGFVKKGEVDRRTNFYRLSDRGERGIESRREWEDERLGTLLSA; this is translated from the coding sequence GTGTTCGAGCTCACTGGATTCCAGCGCGATCTTCTCTACGTGATCGCCGGACTCGACGACCCACACGGTCTCGCGATCAAGGAGGAGCTGGAGGAGTACTACGAGAAGGAGGTACACCACGGGCGTCTGTATCCGAACCTCGATACGCTGGTCGAGAAGGGGTTCGTGAAGAAGGGGGAGGTCGACCGCCGGACGAACTTCTACCGGCTCAGCGACCGCGGAGAGCGGGGGATCGAGTCGAGACGGGAGTGGGAGGACGAGCGACTCGGGACCCTCCTCTCCGCGTAG
- a CDS encoding NAD-dependent epimerase/dehydratase family protein — protein sequence MQVLVTGGAGTVGTAITDGLADREAYSVTSLDLEEHPDPDVESVVADARDYGEIRPHFEGMDAVIHLAHVPLDEGGPWERTIRWTEEHGENLSVHANVIDAAVDADVDSIIYASSNHAVGMYEVENAPEIYSRGFDLRVDHTVTPRPDSMYGNEKVYGEGLGRLASEAHGVRFYALRICSVRDPEYDHPYGDAEAGVERGEFERGDEAYERQVARMKCTWQSRRDHAHMVERCLVDETVEFDVFYGVSANDRRWFDIEHARRTIDYEPRDDGEEWKEPPE from the coding sequence ATGCAGGTCCTCGTCACCGGCGGCGCCGGAACGGTCGGCACCGCGATCACGGACGGCCTCGCGGATCGGGAGGCGTACTCCGTTACGAGCCTCGACCTCGAGGAGCACCCGGATCCGGACGTCGAGTCGGTCGTCGCCGACGCACGCGACTACGGGGAGATCCGACCCCACTTCGAGGGGATGGACGCGGTGATCCACCTCGCCCACGTTCCCCTCGATGAGGGTGGACCGTGGGAACGGACGATTCGGTGGACCGAGGAACACGGCGAGAACCTCTCCGTCCACGCGAACGTCATCGACGCCGCCGTCGACGCGGACGTCGACTCGATCATCTACGCCTCGTCGAACCACGCCGTCGGGATGTACGAGGTGGAGAACGCACCCGAGATCTACTCGCGCGGGTTCGACTTGAGGGTCGATCACACCGTCACGCCGCGACCCGACTCCATGTACGGCAACGAGAAGGTCTACGGCGAGGGGCTCGGACGGCTCGCGAGCGAGGCCCACGGCGTGCGCTTCTACGCGCTTCGCATCTGCTCGGTGCGCGACCCCGAGTACGACCACCCCTACGGCGACGCGGAGGCCGGCGTCGAGCGGGGCGAGTTCGAGCGCGGCGACGAGGCCTACGAACGGCAGGTCGCGCGCATGAAGTGCACGTGGCAGTCCCGGCGGGACCACGCCCACATGGTCGAGCGCTGTCTGGTGGACGAGACGGTCGAGTTCGACGTCTTCTACGGGGTGAGCGCCAACGACCGTCGATGGTTCGATATCGAACACGCGCGCCGGACGATCGACTACGAACCGCGTGACGACGGCGAGGAGTGGAAGGAGCCGCCCGAGTAG
- a CDS encoding nucleoside deaminase translates to MTGSDFDGFDHDAHMRRALDLAREAADRGDRPFGSVLVRDDRVVMSESNRVVTEDDVRRHPELHLAYRACRELTDEERAETVMYTSTEPCPMCAGGMASAGFGRVVYSVAGDELAAFTGTAPSVRSAEILDDLIDVAGPVLNDEGRRLHETFDW, encoded by the coding sequence ATGACCGGGTCCGACTTCGACGGGTTCGACCACGACGCACACATGCGACGGGCGCTCGACCTCGCTCGCGAGGCCGCCGACCGTGGCGACCGACCGTTCGGCTCGGTGCTCGTCCGCGACGACCGGGTCGTGATGTCCGAGTCGAACCGCGTGGTCACGGAGGACGACGTTCGTCGCCATCCCGAACTCCACCTCGCCTACCGTGCCTGCCGGGAGCTGACCGACGAGGAACGCGCCGAGACGGTCATGTACACGAGCACGGAGCCGTGTCCGATGTGTGCCGGTGGGATGGCCAGTGCCGGGTTCGGACGGGTCGTCTACAGCGTCGCCGGCGACGAGCTCGCGGCGTTCACCGGCACCGCACCGTCGGTCCGATCGGCGGAGATCCTCGACGACCTCATCGACGTCGCCGGTCCCGTTCTGAACGACGAGGGACGACGGCTCCACGAGACGTTCGACTGGTGA
- a CDS encoding 1,4-dihydroxy-2-naphthoate polyprenyltransferase, whose amino-acid sequence MSTVEVSRPKAWLMAARPQTLPAAAAPVIVGSGLAVHDGLFAPLAALAALVGAALIQIGTNFANDYYDAIKGADTDERQGFTRVTQSGLIGADEVRRAMVATFALAILVGTYLVYVGGVPILVIGLASVASGIAYTGGPYPFGYRGLGDLFVFVFFGLVAVTGTYYVQAAALLADPFPLWIPPETVTSEALLASLPIAGLSTAILVVNNVRDLETDRKTGKRTLAVMLGYRWSRIEYAALLALAYLVPPLLLAYGFGVWVLLPLVTLPYAASIARTVATRTSGDALNPALERTGKLLAAYAVLSATGLVLS is encoded by the coding sequence ATGAGCACGGTCGAGGTCTCACGTCCGAAGGCGTGGCTGATGGCCGCCCGCCCGCAGACGCTGCCCGCGGCGGCCGCGCCGGTGATCGTCGGAAGCGGCCTCGCCGTCCACGACGGCCTCTTCGCCCCGCTGGCGGCGCTCGCGGCGCTGGTCGGCGCCGCGCTGATCCAGATCGGGACGAACTTCGCCAACGACTACTACGACGCGATCAAGGGCGCCGACACCGACGAGCGCCAGGGTTTCACCCGGGTCACCCAATCGGGACTGATCGGCGCCGACGAGGTCAGGCGCGCGATGGTCGCGACGTTCGCGCTCGCGATTCTCGTGGGCACCTACCTCGTCTACGTCGGCGGCGTGCCGATCCTCGTGATCGGCCTCGCGAGCGTCGCGAGCGGGATCGCCTACACCGGAGGCCCCTACCCCTTCGGTTACCGCGGACTGGGCGACCTCTTCGTCTTCGTCTTCTTCGGCCTCGTCGCGGTGACGGGCACCTACTACGTCCAGGCCGCGGCGTTGCTCGCCGACCCGTTCCCGCTCTGGATCCCTCCCGAAACCGTGACGAGCGAGGCGCTGCTCGCGAGCCTTCCGATCGCGGGGCTTTCGACGGCGATCCTCGTCGTGAACAACGTCCGCGACCTCGAGACCGATCGCAAGACCGGAAAGCGAACGCTCGCGGTGATGCTGGGCTACCGGTGGAGCCGGATCGAGTACGCGGCGCTGCTCGCGCTCGCCTACCTGGTTCCGCCGCTGCTGCTCGCCTACGGGTTCGGCGTATGGGTCCTCCTTCCCCTGGTGACGCTGCCGTACGCCGCCTCGATAGCCCGAACGGTCGCGACCCGGACGTCGGGCGATGCGCTCAACCCGGCGCTCGAACGGACGGGGAAACTGCTCGCCGCCTACGCGGTGCTGTCCGCGACGGGGCTGGTACTTTCGTGA
- a CDS encoding helix-turn-helix transcriptional regulator, with translation MSAAETEAELSEDEHEGLELVRESGGIHQSDFWKELGVSSRKGSRIVEKLARNDLIERHETVYNGHNTYLLTPTARDLDFSLLMAGDMLSPFIGEEEINPQSDAFSQWMMNLAYEG, from the coding sequence ATGAGCGCCGCCGAGACCGAAGCCGAGCTGTCGGAGGACGAGCACGAAGGGCTCGAACTCGTCCGTGAGAGCGGAGGGATCCACCAGAGCGACTTCTGGAAGGAGCTCGGCGTCTCATCCCGAAAGGGGAGTCGCATCGTCGAGAAGCTCGCCCGAAACGATCTGATCGAACGACACGAGACGGTCTACAACGGACACAACACCTACCTCCTCACCCCGACCGCCCGGGACCTCGACTTCTCGCTGCTGATGGCCGGCGACATGCTCTCGCCGTTCATCGGCGAGGAGGAGATCAACCCTCAGAGCGACGCGTTCTCCCAGTGGATGATGAACCTCGCGTACGAGGGCTGA
- the menE gene encoding o-succinylbenzoate--CoA ligase, translated as MRDLLRYQRHAAPRSTALIDARSDERWTYAELDERVDRTAGRLRSLGLEAGDQLGALLDGSPAFVRLLHAAWRIGALFVPLNTRLSKPELRAQTDRVDLDAFVHDDEPSETELGSVPVRSVEGSGSLAEEQDVESSPTDRSLDDPRTMLFTSGTTGEPKAVVLTARNLLASAVASAFRMGVLPDDRWYDPLPPYHMGGLAPIVRSALYGTCVVLGGEFDAERALDDLRSHEATGVSLVPTMLARLLDAGDLPDSLRFVLTGGAPTPRELIERCEGRGVPIHPTYGMTETASQVATARPEEAFSRPERVGRPLAFTRVRAVDDGEPLATGEPGELVVSGPTVSSGYYGNPEATHAAFGSEGYRTGDVGVVEADGSLRVIGRVDDVVITGGENVHPAEVATVLRSHPAVEDAAVVGLPDPKWGERVCALVVADGVTEGELRSFCEGRLADYKRPKTIAFADALPRTASGTVDREAVRELLRDRSRSERLE; from the coding sequence ATGCGTGACCTCCTGCGCTACCAGCGCCACGCCGCCCCGCGTTCGACGGCACTGATCGACGCCCGGTCGGACGAACGATGGACCTACGCGGAACTCGACGAACGGGTCGATCGGACGGCCGGGCGGCTTCGCTCACTGGGGCTCGAAGCGGGCGACCAGCTCGGCGCTCTCCTCGACGGCTCGCCGGCGTTCGTCCGGCTGCTACACGCGGCGTGGCGGATCGGCGCGCTCTTCGTCCCGCTGAACACGCGTCTCTCGAAGCCGGAGCTGCGGGCACAGACCGATCGGGTCGACCTCGACGCGTTCGTCCACGACGACGAACCGTCGGAGACGGAACTCGGGAGCGTTCCGGTTCGATCCGTGGAGGGTTCCGGCTCGCTCGCCGAGGAGCAGGACGTCGAGTCCTCGCCGACCGATCGGTCCCTCGACGATCCCAGGACGATGCTCTTCACGTCCGGAACGACCGGGGAGCCGAAGGCTGTCGTCCTCACCGCGCGGAACCTGCTCGCGAGCGCGGTCGCCTCCGCCTTCCGGATGGGGGTGCTCCCCGACGATCGGTGGTACGATCCCCTCCCTCCGTACCACATGGGCGGGCTCGCGCCGATCGTCCGCTCGGCGCTCTACGGGACGTGCGTCGTCCTCGGAGGCGAGTTCGACGCCGAGCGGGCGCTCGACGATCTCCGCTCCCACGAGGCGACCGGGGTCTCGCTCGTGCCGACGATGCTCGCTCGGCTGCTCGACGCCGGCGACCTTCCGGACTCGTTGCGGTTCGTCCTCACGGGGGGTGCGCCGACGCCCCGCGAGCTGATCGAGCGCTGCGAGGGCCGCGGCGTGCCGATCCACCCCACCTACGGCATGACCGAGACGGCCTCGCAGGTCGCCACCGCCCGCCCCGAGGAGGCGTTCTCCCGTCCCGAGCGGGTCGGCCGTCCGCTGGCGTTCACCCGGGTGCGGGCGGTCGACGACGGGGAGCCGTTGGCGACGGGCGAGCCGGGCGAGCTCGTCGTCAGCGGGCCGACCGTCTCGTCCGGCTACTACGGCAACCCCGAGGCGACCCACGCGGCGTTCGGTTCGGAGGGCTATCGGACGGGCGACGTGGGCGTGGTCGAGGCCGACGGCTCGCTACGGGTGATCGGCCGGGTCGACGACGTGGTGATCACGGGCGGCGAGAACGTCCATCCCGCCGAGGTCGCGACCGTCCTTCGCTCACATCCCGCCGTCGAGGACGCGGCCGTCGTCGGCCTTCCGGATCCGAAGTGGGGCGAGCGCGTCTGTGCGCTGGTCGTCGCCGATGGCGTAACGGAGGGTGAGCTTCGCTCGTTCTGCGAGGGGCGCCTCGCCGACTACAAGCGCCCGAAGACGATCGCCTTCGCCGACGCGCTTCCCCGTACGGCCTCCGGGACGGTCGACCGCGAGGCCGTTCGCGAGCTTCTCCGCGACCGTTCGCGTTCAGAGCGCCTCGAGTAG
- a CDS encoding carboxymuconolactone decarboxylase family protein, protein MARVPYVESEDVPEEHRDLLVSSLQDRPLHVYQALGNNPEVLAGMRGFFGSLWSDSGLSDRRRELVVLAVTREIDNAYEWHQHVRIARGEGVTDETIAAVSAGEFDALEPEEATLLRYALAVVRGEVDDRTHDAIAELYDDSAVVGIAALAEGYAALGGVIDALGVELEEEFVGWDPTA, encoded by the coding sequence ATGGCACGCGTACCGTACGTCGAGAGCGAGGACGTCCCCGAGGAACACCGCGACCTGCTCGTCTCGTCGCTCCAGGATCGCCCGCTCCACGTCTACCAGGCGCTCGGCAACAACCCCGAGGTACTCGCCGGCATGCGGGGCTTCTTCGGCTCGCTGTGGAGCGACAGCGGGCTCTCGGATCGCCGTCGTGAGCTCGTGGTGCTGGCTGTCACCCGCGAGATCGACAACGCCTACGAGTGGCACCAACACGTCCGAATCGCGCGCGGCGAGGGCGTGACCGACGAGACGATCGCGGCGGTCTCGGCGGGCGAGTTCGACGCGCTGGAGCCGGAGGAGGCTACCCTGCTGCGCTACGCGCTCGCGGTCGTCCGCGGCGAGGTCGACGACCGAACCCACGACGCGATCGCCGAACTGTACGACGACTCGGCGGTGGTCGGCATCGCGGCGCTCGCGGAGGGGTACGCCGCGCTCGGCGGCGTCATCGACGCGCTGGGCGTCGAACTCGAGGAGGAGTTCGTCGGCTGGGATCCGACGGCGTAG
- a CDS encoding CDP-alcohol phosphatidyltransferase family protein has protein sequence MTLDRLRPVAERLIAPFVSVSIRLGLTANAISLVAFVLALAAGATLYVAGSAPEWYLVAGLLVLLNGLLDVVDGAVARETEAASEAGDLLDHVLDRYADVVILGGLAVGVGRYGLGLLAITGVLLTAYMGTQAQAVGLGRIYGGLLGRADILVLVTVTSVLATWVRFDVLGLTIVEWLVAFLAVVSHVTALQRFLRAWNGLR, from the coding sequence ATGACGCTCGACCGGCTCAGACCCGTCGCCGAGCGGCTCATCGCGCCGTTCGTCTCGGTCTCGATCCGGCTCGGTCTCACGGCCAACGCCATCAGCCTCGTCGCCTTCGTGCTGGCTCTCGCGGCGGGGGCCACGCTGTACGTGGCCGGCTCGGCGCCCGAGTGGTATCTCGTCGCCGGACTGTTGGTCCTCCTGAACGGCCTGCTCGACGTGGTCGACGGGGCCGTCGCCAGGGAGACGGAGGCGGCGTCCGAGGCCGGCGACCTCCTCGATCACGTCCTCGATCGCTACGCGGACGTCGTCATCCTCGGCGGCCTCGCCGTCGGGGTCGGCCGGTACGGACTCGGACTGCTCGCCATCACCGGCGTGTTGCTGACCGCCTACATGGGAACGCAGGCACAGGCGGTCGGTCTCGGGAGGATCTACGGCGGGCTCCTCGGGCGGGCGGACATCCTCGTCCTGGTGACCGTGACCAGCGTGCTGGCGACGTGGGTGCGGTTCGACGTCCTCGGGCTCACGATCGTCGAGTGGCTGGTGGCGTTTCTCGCCGTCGTCAGCCACGTGACGGCGCTTCAGCGGTTCCTCCGGGCGTGGAACGGGCTCCGGTGA
- a CDS encoding aminotransferase class V-fold PLP-dependent enzyme, translating into MTPEELRAETPGFDDEGTVYLNTGASGPSPRRVVEAATDFLAHHEYDSPRGEGMYAAADRAYAEAREAVAGLLNVEEESIALTQSTTDGINRVASAIDWEPGDVVVRTDLEHSAGILPWQRLADLHDLEVRVLETESGRIDPDAYAEAVSDARLVCFSALTWTHGTRLPVRELVDVAHDVGTRVLVDAVQLPGQAEMNVTGWNADAVAAAGHKWLLGPWGAGFLHVSEDFLAELEPRSVGYRSVAEPDADVYEFHPGARRLEIGTTNPAPYVGLREAIGTMDAIGYGAIESRIEELTDRLKEGLGEERLLSPREYESGLVTFAVEDPETTVERLGDEGIRVRSLPTGAVRASVHAVNTEADVDALLEAL; encoded by the coding sequence ATGACACCCGAGGAGCTCCGCGCCGAGACGCCCGGGTTCGACGACGAGGGAACGGTCTACCTCAACACGGGCGCGAGCGGGCCGAGCCCCCGTCGCGTCGTCGAGGCCGCCACCGACTTTCTCGCTCACCACGAGTACGACTCACCCCGCGGGGAGGGGATGTACGCCGCGGCCGATCGCGCCTACGCCGAGGCCCGCGAGGCGGTCGCCGGTCTGCTGAACGTCGAGGAGGAGTCGATCGCGCTCACCCAGAGCACTACGGACGGGATCAACCGGGTCGCGAGCGCGATCGACTGGGAGCCGGGCGACGTCGTCGTCCGGACGGACCTCGAACACTCCGCGGGGATCCTCCCCTGGCAGCGTCTCGCCGACCTCCACGACCTGGAGGTACGCGTCCTCGAGACCGAGAGTGGGAGAATCGACCCCGACGCTTACGCGGAGGCGGTCTCGGACGCCCGGCTGGTCTGTTTCAGCGCGCTCACCTGGACCCACGGGACCCGCCTTCCGGTCCGGGAACTGGTCGACGTCGCCCACGACGTCGGCACACGGGTGCTCGTCGACGCCGTCCAGCTGCCGGGCCAGGCGGAGATGAACGTCACCGGATGGAACGCCGACGCCGTCGCCGCCGCGGGTCACAAGTGGCTCCTTGGACCCTGGGGCGCCGGGTTTCTCCACGTCTCGGAGGACTTTCTCGCCGAACTGGAGCCCCGGTCGGTGGGCTACCGGAGCGTCGCGGAGCCCGACGCGGACGTCTACGAGTTCCACCCGGGCGCTCGGCGCCTGGAGATCGGGACCACGAACCCCGCGCCCTACGTCGGCCTTCGCGAGGCGATCGGGACGATGGACGCGATCGGCTACGGCGCGATCGAGTCACGCATCGAGGAGCTCACCGACCGGCTCAAGGAAGGACTCGGCGAGGAGCGCCTACTGAGTCCTCGCGAGTACGAGAGCGGGCTAGTGACGTTCGCCGTCGAGGACCCGGAGACGACCGTCGAACGACTCGGGGACGAGGGGATACGCGTCAGGAGCCTTCCAACGGGGGCAGTCCGGGCGTCGGTCCACGCGGTCAACACCGAAGCGGACGTCGACGCGCTACTCGAGGCGCTCTGA
- a CDS encoding 1,4-dihydroxy-2-naphthoyl-CoA synthase → MASALMDDDRWEAVSGFEFDDLTYHRAIDVGAVRIAFDRPEVRNAFRPGTVDELYRALDHARKQTDVGCVLLTGNGPSPKDDGWAFCSGGDQSVRGGSGYEYRGDDEASAEDASDVREAKAGRLHVLEVQRLIRFMPKPVVAVVPGWAVGGGHSLHVICDLTLASEEHAKFLQTDPDVASYDAGFGSAYLAKQIGQKKAREVFFLGKTYSAAEAAEMGMVNETAPHEELEDVALEWAERINGKSPTAIRMLKFGFNAVDDGMVGQQVFAGEATRLGYMTDEASEGRDAFLEKRDPDFDDYPWHY, encoded by the coding sequence ATGGCTTCGGCGCTCATGGACGACGATCGGTGGGAGGCGGTTTCAGGGTTCGAGTTCGATGACCTCACCTACCACCGGGCGATCGACGTGGGCGCGGTGCGGATCGCGTTCGACCGGCCCGAGGTGCGAAACGCCTTCCGCCCGGGTACCGTCGACGAGCTCTACCGGGCACTCGATCACGCCCGCAAGCAGACCGACGTCGGCTGCGTCCTGCTGACGGGCAACGGCCCCTCGCCGAAGGACGACGGCTGGGCGTTCTGCTCGGGCGGCGATCAATCCGTGCGCGGCGGCTCGGGCTACGAGTATCGCGGCGACGACGAGGCGAGCGCCGAGGACGCGAGCGACGTCCGCGAGGCGAAGGCGGGTCGCCTGCACGTTCTGGAGGTCCAGCGGCTGATCCGATTCATGCCCAAACCCGTCGTCGCGGTCGTTCCCGGCTGGGCCGTCGGCGGCGGCCACTCGCTGCACGTGATCTGTGACCTCACCCTCGCGAGCGAGGAGCACGCGAAGTTCCTCCAGACCGACCCCGACGTCGCGAGCTACGACGCCGGCTTCGGCTCCGCGTACCTGGCGAAACAGATCGGCCAGAAGAAGGCCCGCGAGGTGTTCTTCCTCGGGAAGACCTACTCCGCGGCGGAGGCAGCGGAGATGGGCATGGTCAACGAGACGGCTCCCCACGAGGAACTCGAGGACGTCGCCCTCGAGTGGGCCGAGCGGATCAACGGAAAGAGCCCTACCGCGATCCGCATGCTGAAGTTCGGGTTCAACGCGGTGGACGATGGCATGGTTGGCCAGCAGGTGTTCGCCGGCGAGGCGACTCGACTGGGGTACATGACCGACGAGGCCAGCGAGGGGCGCGACGCCTTCCTCGAGAAGCGCGACCCCGACTTCGACGACTACCCCTGGCACTACTGA
- a CDS encoding mandelate racemase/muconate lactonizing enzyme family protein produces MTRIERRAFSLALDSPLSTAAGEIDRREGIAIRVGDDPRGVGEATPLPGWTESFEGCRTALSGVSESDPRAALADLDGRPATRHGLSLAIADREARRAGVPLYRHLGGKRRVERLAVNATVGDGSIEETVEAATNAIAEGFETIKCKIGSRPLDEDLERVRAVYDAVSDVALRLDANGAWDRREADRALDALANLDVEYVEQPLPADDVAGHRALAGGPVPIALDETLADRSPDGIDSLVDAADVLVLKPMALGGPDRTLDIGRRMQDEGLGIVITTTIDAVIARTGAIHVAAALDVERACGLATADLLEEDIGTDPATVRDGKIAVPQAAGLGTDGPWGGGDA; encoded by the coding sequence GTGACCCGGATCGAACGCCGCGCGTTCTCGCTGGCGCTCGACTCGCCGCTGTCGACGGCCGCCGGCGAGATCGACCGGCGGGAGGGGATCGCGATCCGCGTCGGCGACGACCCTCGAGGAGTCGGCGAGGCGACCCCGCTGCCGGGCTGGACCGAGTCGTTCGAGGGCTGTCGAACGGCGCTCTCGGGCGTTTCGGAGTCCGATCCACGGGCAGCGCTCGCGGACCTCGACGGTCGACCCGCCACCCGGCACGGTCTCTCGCTCGCGATCGCCGATCGGGAGGCACGACGTGCAGGCGTTCCGCTGTATCGTCATCTCGGGGGAAAACGGCGCGTCGAGCGGCTGGCGGTCAACGCCACCGTCGGCGACGGATCCATCGAGGAGACGGTCGAGGCCGCCACGAACGCGATCGCCGAGGGATTCGAGACGATCAAGTGCAAGATCGGCTCCCGTCCGCTCGACGAGGATCTCGAACGCGTTCGGGCAGTGTACGATGCCGTCAGCGACGTCGCGTTGCGTCTCGACGCGAACGGCGCGTGGGATCGGCGGGAGGCGGATCGAGCGCTCGACGCGCTCGCGAATCTCGACGTCGAGTACGTCGAACAGCCCCTCCCCGCGGACGACGTCGCGGGCCACCGCGCACTCGCCGGCGGGCCGGTGCCGATCGCCCTCGACGAGACGCTGGCCGACCGGAGCCCCGACGGGATCGACTCGCTCGTCGATGCCGCCGACGTGCTGGTCCTGAAGCCGATGGCGCTCGGCGGTCCGGATCGTACGCTCGATATCGGTCGCCGCATGCAGGACGAGGGACTCGGTATCGTGATCACGACGACGATCGACGCCGTGATCGCCCGAACGGGCGCGATCCACGTCGCGGCGGCGCTCGACGTCGAGCGGGCCTGCGGGCTGGCGACCGCAGACCTGCTCGAGGAGGACATCGGAACGGATCCCGCGACCGTTCGCGACGGGAAGATCGCCGTCCCGCAAGCAGCGGGCCTGGGAACGGACGGCCCATGGGGTGGCGGGGATGCGTGA
- a CDS encoding DUF7344 domain-containing protein, with amino-acid sequence MSSKRNAGPRSAGPSAVSYRDSHRRWFALRHLSSRRHPTPISEVSEYVASHMDSSCEEIESKLTERDLPALSDCNVVRYDSYTDLVCLFDDRGTFEKYVRRAANAGAILRLTPPRVTTD; translated from the coding sequence ATGTCGAGCAAGAGGAACGCGGGCCCCCGGTCAGCCGGCCCGTCCGCCGTGAGCTACCGCGACAGTCACCGTCGCTGGTTCGCCCTCCGACACCTATCGTCGCGTCGCCATCCGACGCCGATCAGCGAAGTCAGCGAATACGTCGCGTCGCACATGGACTCGTCGTGCGAGGAGATCGAGTCCAAACTGACGGAGAGGGACCTGCCGGCGCTGAGCGACTGTAACGTCGTCAGGTACGACTCCTACACCGACCTCGTCTGTCTCTTCGACGACCGCGGCACGTTCGAGAAGTACGTCCGCCGGGCGGCCAACGCGGGAGCGATCCTCCGGTTGACGCCACCCCGAGTCACGACCGACTGA
- the pdhA gene encoding pyruvate dehydrogenase (acetyl-transferring) E1 component subunit alpha: MSRDVLRRDPDDRIEVLGPDGSVVSPELLPDLDDGTLRSIYRDMRFSRRFDGRMISLQRQGRMGTYSSLAGQEGAQIGSTYALRDDLIAYQYREHGAVAVRGMPWEYLLYWMGHEAGNAALANLDVFPLDITIGDHLPHAVGWAWAAKLAGDDRAAVVHFGDGATSEGDFHEALNFAGVFDTPNVFFCNNNQWAISVPRERQTASETLAQKAVAYGFEGVQVDGMDPLATYVVTKAAREKAVDPGDDERRPTLIEAVQYRFGAHTTADDPSVYREDREVERWRERDPIARFEAFLRERGVLDDDRVESIETEIDETLTTLVERAERYEGDPVEMFDYTYERPTERLSEQREYLQRLRETYGDDALRADE; this comes from the coding sequence ATGTCACGAGACGTGTTACGACGCGACCCGGACGACCGTATCGAGGTGCTGGGGCCCGACGGGAGCGTCGTCTCGCCCGAACTCCTCCCCGACCTCGACGACGGGACGCTTCGATCGATCTACCGCGACATGCGGTTCTCGCGGCGGTTCGACGGGCGGATGATCAGCCTCCAGCGGCAGGGCCGAATGGGAACCTACTCCTCGCTGGCCGGCCAGGAGGGCGCTCAGATCGGGAGCACGTACGCCCTCCGCGACGACCTGATCGCGTATCAGTACCGTGAGCACGGCGCCGTCGCGGTACGAGGAATGCCCTGGGAGTACCTGCTCTACTGGATGGGCCACGAAGCGGGCAACGCAGCGCTCGCGAACCTCGACGTCTTCCCGCTCGACATCACCATCGGCGACCACCTTCCCCACGCCGTCGGCTGGGCGTGGGCCGCGAAGCTGGCGGGCGACGACCGCGCTGCTGTCGTCCATTTCGGGGACGGGGCGACGAGCGAGGGCGACTTCCACGAGGCGCTCAATTTCGCGGGCGTCTTCGACACCCCCAACGTCTTCTTCTGCAACAACAACCAGTGGGCGATCTCCGTGCCCAGAGAGCGCCAGACCGCGAGCGAGACGCTCGCTCAGAAGGCCGTCGCCTACGGCTTCGAGGGCGTTCAGGTCGACGGCATGGACCCGCTGGCGACCTACGTCGTGACGAAGGCCGCCCGGGAGAAGGCGGTGGATCCCGGTGACGACGAGCGGCGGCCGACGCTGATCGAGGCCGTCCAGTACCGCTTCGGCGCGCACACGACGGCGGACGATCCCTCGGTCTACCGCGAGGATCGGGAGGTCGAACGGTGGCGCGAGCGCGATCCGATCGCCCGGTTCGAGGCGTTCCTCCGGGAGCGCGGCGTGCTCGACGACGACCGGGTCGAGTCGATCGAGACGGAGATCGACGAGACGCTCACGACGCTCGTCGAGCGGGCGGAACGATACGAGGGCGATCCCGTCGAGATGTTCGATTACACGTACGAGAGGCCGACCGAACGACTGAGCGAACAGCGCGAGTACCTCCAACGGCTCCGCGAGACCTACGGCGACGACGCCCTGCGCGCCGACGAGTAG